One part of the Vitis riparia cultivar Riparia Gloire de Montpellier isolate 1030 chromosome 8, EGFV_Vit.rip_1.0, whole genome shotgun sequence genome encodes these proteins:
- the LOC117920370 gene encoding F-box protein PP2-A15 isoform X2, producing the protein MGAALSNLTEGANGSTIGPGLGDIPESCVACVFLYLTPPEICNLARLNRAFRGAASSDSVWESKLPSNYQDLLDLLPPERYQNLSKKDIFALLSRPVPFDNGNKEVWLDRDTGRICMAISAKGMVITGIEDRRYWNWIPTEESRFHVVAYLQQIWWFEVDGVVKFHFPADVYTLSFRLQLGRFSKRLGRRVPNFEHTHGWDIKPVRFQLSTSDGQQASFECCLDETEREDANGNHKRGCWIDYKVGEFIVTDSEPATEVRFSMKQIDCTHSKGGICVDSVFIIPSDLRGRKRRGVLKKP; encoded by the exons ATGGGTGCAGCGCTCTCCAACCTGACCGAAGGCGCTAACGGCTCCACCATCGGTCCTGGTCTCGGTGACATACCTGAGAGTTGCGTCGCTTGCGTCTTTCTTTATCTCACTCCTCCTGAAATTTGCAATCTCGCTCGCCTGAACCGGGCCTTTCGTGGCGCTGCATCCTCCGATTCCGTGTGGGAGTCCAAGTTGCCTTCTAATTACCAGGATCTTCTTGACCTATTGCCTCCTGAACGCTACCAGAATTTGTCTAAGAAGGACATCTTTGCCCTCCTATCTCGTCCCGTGCCTTTTGATAATGGCAACAAG GAAGTATGGCTGGACAGGGATACAGGTAGGATTTGCATGGCTATCTCGGCAAAGGGGATGGTGATAACTGGGATAGAAGATAGAAGATACTGGAACTGGATACCTACAGAAGAATCTAG GTTCCATGTTGTGGCCTATTTGCAGCAAATCTGGTGGTTTGAAGTAGATggggtagtcaagttccattttCCAGCTGATGTCTATACTCTATCTTTCAGGCTTCAGCTAGGAAGATTTTCCAAAAGGCTGGGGCGACGTGTGCCCAATTTCGAACACACTCATGGTTGGGATATAAAGCCAGTTCGATTCCAGTTGTCTACTTCAGATGGTCAGCAAGCATCATTTGAGTGCTGTTTAGATGAGACTGAACGTGAAGATGCAAATGGAAACCACAAGCGTGGGTGCTGGATAGATTATAAGGTAGGAGAATTCATTGTCACTGACTCAGAACCTGCCACTGAAGTAAGGTTTTCCATGAAACAGATTGATTGTACACATTCCAAAGGTGGGATTTGTGTAGATTCTGTATTTATTATCCCCAGTGATTTGAGAGGGCGAAAAAGAAGAGGAGTTTTGAAGAAGCCATGA
- the LOC117920370 gene encoding F-box protein PP2-A15 isoform X1 has protein sequence MGAALSNLTEGANGSTIGPGLGDIPESCVACVFLYLTPPEICNLARLNRAFRGAASSDSVWESKLPSNYQDLLDLLPPERYQNLSKKDIFALLSRPVPFDNGNKEVWLDRDTGRICMAISAKGMVITGIEDRRYWNWIPTEESRQVDQRTHLHMAILYMFVPRLTRLSRFHVVAYLQQIWWFEVDGVVKFHFPADVYTLSFRLQLGRFSKRLGRRVPNFEHTHGWDIKPVRFQLSTSDGQQASFECCLDETEREDANGNHKRGCWIDYKVGEFIVTDSEPATEVRFSMKQIDCTHSKGGICVDSVFIIPSDLRGRKRRGVLKKP, from the exons ATGGGTGCAGCGCTCTCCAACCTGACCGAAGGCGCTAACGGCTCCACCATCGGTCCTGGTCTCGGTGACATACCTGAGAGTTGCGTCGCTTGCGTCTTTCTTTATCTCACTCCTCCTGAAATTTGCAATCTCGCTCGCCTGAACCGGGCCTTTCGTGGCGCTGCATCCTCCGATTCCGTGTGGGAGTCCAAGTTGCCTTCTAATTACCAGGATCTTCTTGACCTATTGCCTCCTGAACGCTACCAGAATTTGTCTAAGAAGGACATCTTTGCCCTCCTATCTCGTCCCGTGCCTTTTGATAATGGCAACAAG GAAGTATGGCTGGACAGGGATACAGGTAGGATTTGCATGGCTATCTCGGCAAAGGGGATGGTGATAACTGGGATAGAAGATAGAAGATACTGGAACTGGATACCTACAGAAGAATCTAG ACAAGTGGATCAGCGGACTCATCTTCACATGGCAATCTTGTACATGTTTGTGCCTCGATTAACCAGATTATCTAG GTTCCATGTTGTGGCCTATTTGCAGCAAATCTGGTGGTTTGAAGTAGATggggtagtcaagttccattttCCAGCTGATGTCTATACTCTATCTTTCAGGCTTCAGCTAGGAAGATTTTCCAAAAGGCTGGGGCGACGTGTGCCCAATTTCGAACACACTCATGGTTGGGATATAAAGCCAGTTCGATTCCAGTTGTCTACTTCAGATGGTCAGCAAGCATCATTTGAGTGCTGTTTAGATGAGACTGAACGTGAAGATGCAAATGGAAACCACAAGCGTGGGTGCTGGATAGATTATAAGGTAGGAGAATTCATTGTCACTGACTCAGAACCTGCCACTGAAGTAAGGTTTTCCATGAAACAGATTGATTGTACACATTCCAAAGGTGGGATTTGTGTAGATTCTGTATTTATTATCCCCAGTGATTTGAGAGGGCGAAAAAGAAGAGGAGTTTTGAAGAAGCCATGA